In a genomic window of Nomascus leucogenys isolate Asia chromosome 4, Asia_NLE_v1, whole genome shotgun sequence:
- the LOC101179108 gene encoding LOW QUALITY PROTEIN: uncharacterized protein LOC101179108 (The sequence of the model RefSeq protein was modified relative to this genomic sequence to represent the inferred CDS: inserted 2 bases in 1 codon; deleted 1 base in 1 codon) encodes MPQAELGIQVCTCRLRDSVSRCCSHREFRHQPSPCAAGVGLLHLGSAASRQVKPPRLPQPLWGLSGEKLRFSPFPGHALFRWHASPQXQVAFGPRWVSLLPLPHTLSGHWDPCPSDVLGSRSGASHCGKRPGAWPERQSRAGPSPESWSRARKAPTPPRPAALSAVSSICSSFHPQPCVPVIPAFSKSPVPIPSVPTHSCSPRK; translated from the exons ATGCCCCAGGCAGAACTTGGAATTCaggtgtgcacctgcaggctgAGGGACTCTGTGAGCAGGTGCTGCTCGCACAGGGAGTTCAGGCACCAGCCAAGCCCCTGTGCTGCTGGGGTAGGCCTGCTTCACTTAGGGAGCGCTGCCTCAAGGCAGGTAAAGCCCCCTCGTTTGCCCCAACCCCTGTGG GGCCTCTCAGGAGAGAAACTCCGGTTCAGCCCTTTCCCAGGGCACGCTCTCTTTAGGTGGCATGCCAGCCCCCA ACAGGTGGCTTTTGGGCCCAGGTGGGTCAGCCTGCTGCCCCTGCCCCATACCCTCTCAGGCCATTGGGACCCCTGCCCTTCAGATGTCCTAGGGTCTAGGAGTGGGGCCAGTCACTGTGGGAAGAGGCCAGGGGCTTGGCCGGAGAGGCAGTCCAGGGCAGGACCCAGTCCTGAGTCCTGGAGCAGGGCCAGGAAGGCGCCCACCCCGCCCCGGCCAGCCGCCCTCTCTGCTGTTTCTtctatttgttcttcttttcacCCACAGCCCTGTGTTCCTGTCATCCCTGCTTTCAGCAAAAGTCCTGTTCCCAttccctctgtccccacccactCCTGTTCCCCAAGAAAATAA